In the Geoalkalibacter sp. genome, one interval contains:
- a CDS encoding mechanosensitive ion channel family protein translates to MEMIVEFWSSHSESIIGIGYNALLCLIILFASTIVAKGVRRSIRKAKDRFEKLDATLVPILCATATYVIYIIGGVFILDIFGVNTASIIALLGAAGIAVGLALKDTLSNIAAGIMLLFLRPFRTGDFVEIGSVMGSVKEINLFTTILETFDGLYIASPNSVIWGSSIKNYTRNGKRRMDIVIGIAYSDSIDAGLDVLKKIAREEPRFLNDPAPETMVVSMAESCVNLQLRGWAAIDDYWPTYWDLNKRVKEEIEKAGLTIPFPQRSVHVVTGPGTIDVAEAGA, encoded by the coding sequence ATGGAAATGATCGTTGAGTTTTGGAGTTCGCATTCGGAGAGCATTATCGGTATCGGGTACAACGCCCTGTTGTGCCTTATCATTCTTTTTGCCAGCACTATTGTCGCCAAAGGTGTCAGGCGTTCGATCAGAAAGGCAAAGGATCGCTTTGAAAAGCTTGACGCCACTCTGGTGCCCATCCTCTGCGCGACGGCTACCTATGTGATTTACATCATTGGCGGCGTGTTCATTCTTGATATTTTCGGTGTGAATACGGCGAGCATCATTGCCTTGCTGGGTGCTGCCGGCATCGCCGTCGGCCTGGCGCTCAAGGACACTTTAAGCAATATCGCGGCCGGGATCATGCTGCTGTTTCTGCGCCCATTCCGGACCGGTGATTTTGTCGAGATCGGTTCTGTCATGGGGTCCGTCAAAGAGATCAATCTTTTCACCACCATTCTGGAGACATTCGACGGCCTTTACATCGCCTCGCCCAACAGCGTGATCTGGGGAAGTAGCATTAAAAATTACACGCGCAACGGCAAACGCCGCATGGATATCGTGATTGGAATCGCCTACTCCGATTCCATAGATGCCGGACTAGACGTCTTGAAAAAAATTGCACGGGAAGAACCGCGTTTTTTGAATGACCCGGCTCCGGAGACGATGGTTGTTTCCATGGCGGAAAGTTGCGTAAATCTCCAGCTCCGGGGATGGGCGGCAATTGACGACTATTGGCCAACCTACTGGGACCTGAACAAGCGCGTCAAAGAGGAAATCGAGAAGGCCGGACTGACCATTCCATTTCCGCAACGAAGCGTCCATGTGGTCACAGGTCCTGGAACCATCGATGTGGCGGAGGCTGGCGCATGA
- a CDS encoding HTH domain-containing protein has translation MDVKTAAIQVLQQAGTELHAKDIAEQIMAAGLWQSGGKTPDATVSARLYSDIKNNGDKSPFVKVGPQTFALRDSAEIPSGAEPVPAFVEDTPKPPSVNAGFSFTDCAQKVLETFGGKKPMHYKEITEKALQKGWLVTGGKTPEATMYAQVITEIKRQQKCGERPRFVQHGRGNVGLSQWMGRGLAFQIEQHNHQVRKVLRERLLAMKPGEFEELISQLLAEMGFEMVEVTKLSGDGGIDVRGTLVVGDVVRIKMAVQVKKWKLKNNIQAPVVQQVRGSLGAHEQGLIITTSDFSAGAIKEAAQSDKTPIALMNGEQLVMLLMEHGIGVHRSTPDLFEIDEECAVRAETE, from the coding sequence ATGGACGTTAAAACGGCCGCCATTCAGGTTTTGCAGCAGGCCGGAACGGAACTGCACGCCAAGGATATCGCCGAGCAGATCATGGCTGCCGGTCTCTGGCAATCCGGAGGGAAAACCCCAGACGCCACTGTCAGCGCCCGGCTCTACTCCGACATCAAGAACAACGGAGACAAGTCACCCTTTGTAAAGGTCGGCCCTCAGACCTTCGCGCTTCGGGATTCCGCTGAAATACCGAGCGGCGCTGAACCGGTTCCTGCGTTCGTCGAGGACACTCCAAAACCGCCTTCTGTAAATGCAGGTTTCTCCTTCACCGATTGCGCTCAGAAAGTGCTTGAGACGTTCGGCGGCAAGAAGCCGATGCATTACAAAGAGATCACCGAGAAGGCCCTGCAAAAAGGCTGGCTGGTAACCGGCGGCAAGACGCCCGAGGCCACCATGTACGCCCAGGTGATCACCGAGATCAAGCGCCAGCAGAAATGTGGTGAGCGGCCCCGCTTCGTTCAGCACGGCCGTGGCAATGTGGGCCTGAGCCAATGGATGGGGCGTGGGTTGGCGTTCCAGATCGAGCAGCACAACCACCAGGTCCGGAAAGTCTTGCGCGAACGACTGCTGGCCATGAAGCCCGGCGAGTTCGAGGAACTTATCTCGCAGTTGCTGGCGGAGATGGGTTTCGAGATGGTCGAGGTAACCAAACTCAGCGGAGACGGCGGCATCGATGTCCGGGGCACCTTGGTGGTCGGTGACGTGGTCCGCATCAAGATGGCCGTCCAGGTCAAGAAATGGAAGCTCAAGAACAACATCCAGGCTCCGGTGGTACAGCAGGTGCGCGGCAGTTTGGGGGCGCACGAGCAAGGCCTGATCATCACCACCAGCGACTTCAGTGCCGGAGCCATCAAGGAAGCGGCCCAGTCCGACAAGACCCCAATCGCCCTGATGAACGGGGAACAGCTTGTAATGCTGCTGATGGAACACGGCATCGGCGTCCATCGCTCGACGCCTGATCTTTTTGAAATTGATGAAGAGTGTGCCGTAAGAGCTGAAACAGAATGA
- a CDS encoding type I restriction endonuclease subunit R codes for MKPTDTSEKGLESIIVASLVEDAGYVQGDPQDYDREHAVDLAKLLQFLAATQPDTYEALGIDEEGPKRTQFLHRLQGEIAKRGVVDVLRGGIKHGPAHVDLFYGTPTPGNVKAAERFAANIFSVTRQLRYSRNETALSLDMAVFINGLPIATFELKNKLTKQTVLDAVQQYQRDRDPKELLFQFGRCAVHFAVDDHEVRFCTHLKGKGSWFLPFDKGYNDGAGNPPNPAGLATDYLWKETLSKEGLTDILENYAQVVEEKDEKTGKKRYKQIFPRYHQLKVVRMLLANAAESGIGRRYLIQHSAGSGKSNSIAWLAHQLVGLEHESKALFDSVIVVTDRRVLDKQIRDTIKQFAQVSATVGHAEHSGDLRKFLKAGKKIIITTVQKFPFILDEIGDEHRKSKFAIIIDEAHSSQGGKTTAAMNRVLEETAPYGGSDDEEEETVEDKINKIMEGRKMVTNASYFAFTATPKNKTLEIFGEPDPQPDGTVKHHPFHSYTMKQAIQEGFILDVLKNYTPVESYYRLAKTVEDDPLFDANKAQKKLRRYVESHEHAIREKAEIMVDHFHAQVIGHRKIGGHARAMVITNGIERAIQYFHAFRDYLKERKSPYAPIVAFSGEHEYGGKKVTESTLNGFPSSQIPDKVQQDPYRFLIVADKFQTGYDEPLLHTMYVDKALSGIKAVQTLSRLNRAHPQKHDTFVLDFYNDSETIQRSFEPYYRTTILSDETDPNKLHDLKSDLDGYQVYSQVQIDDLVGLYLNGADRDKLDPILDACVATYNADLDEDGQVDFKGKAKAFVRTYGFLSSILAYSNADWEKLSIFLNFLIPKLPAPKEEDLSRGILEAIDMDSYRVEVKTSLKIGLPDQDAEIGPVPTTGGGRKPEPELDQLSNIIKAFNDQFGNIDWKDGDKIRKVIAEEIPAKVAADAAYQNAMKNNDKKTARIEHDAALQRVMIDLLSDHTELFKQFSDNPSFKKWLGDTIFGVTYQQQAEQSATGASHGR; via the coding sequence ATGAAACCGACTGACACCAGCGAAAAGGGCCTGGAATCGATTATCGTCGCCTCCCTTGTGGAGGATGCCGGATACGTTCAGGGTGATCCGCAGGACTACGACCGGGAACACGCTGTCGACCTGGCCAAACTACTGCAATTCCTCGCCGCCACCCAACCAGATACCTATGAGGCTCTCGGCATCGACGAGGAAGGCCCCAAGCGCACCCAGTTTCTGCACCGCCTGCAGGGCGAAATCGCCAAACGCGGCGTGGTAGACGTGCTGCGCGGCGGCATCAAGCACGGCCCGGCCCATGTGGACCTTTTCTACGGCACGCCGACGCCGGGCAACGTGAAGGCGGCCGAACGGTTCGCGGCCAACATCTTCAGCGTCACCCGCCAGCTTCGCTACAGCCGCAACGAGACCGCGCTCTCCCTCGACATGGCCGTGTTCATCAACGGCCTGCCCATCGCCACCTTCGAACTCAAGAACAAACTCACCAAGCAGACGGTGCTCGATGCCGTGCAACAGTACCAGCGCGACCGCGACCCGAAGGAGCTGCTGTTCCAGTTCGGCCGCTGCGCCGTGCATTTTGCCGTGGACGATCACGAGGTGCGTTTCTGTACCCACCTCAAGGGCAAGGGCTCGTGGTTTCTGCCCTTCGACAAGGGCTACAACGATGGCGCGGGCAATCCGCCCAACCCGGCCGGGCTCGCCACCGACTACCTTTGGAAGGAGACCCTCTCCAAGGAGGGTCTGACCGACATCCTGGAAAACTACGCTCAGGTGGTGGAGGAAAAAGACGAGAAGACCGGCAAAAAGAGGTACAAGCAGATATTCCCTCGCTACCACCAGTTGAAGGTGGTGCGCATGCTGCTGGCCAATGCCGCTGAGAGCGGCATCGGCAGGCGCTACCTGATCCAGCACTCGGCGGGCAGCGGCAAAAGTAACTCCATCGCCTGGCTGGCGCACCAGCTTGTGGGGCTGGAACACGAGAGCAAGGCGTTGTTCGACTCGGTGATCGTGGTCACCGACCGACGGGTGCTCGACAAACAGATCCGCGACACCATCAAGCAGTTCGCCCAGGTCTCCGCCACAGTCGGCCATGCCGAACACTCCGGCGACCTACGCAAATTCCTCAAGGCCGGGAAGAAAATCATCATCACCACCGTGCAGAAGTTTCCGTTCATCCTCGACGAGATCGGTGACGAACACCGCAAGAGCAAATTCGCCATCATCATCGACGAGGCCCATTCCAGCCAGGGCGGCAAAACCACCGCTGCCATGAACCGCGTGCTGGAGGAGACCGCGCCCTATGGCGGCTCTGATGACGAGGAGGAAGAGACGGTCGAGGACAAGATCAACAAGATCATGGAAGGCCGGAAGATGGTGACCAACGCCAGCTACTTCGCCTTCACCGCGACCCCCAAGAACAAGACCCTGGAGATCTTCGGCGAGCCGGACCCGCAGCCGGACGGCACCGTGAAGCATCACCCGTTCCACAGCTACACCATGAAGCAGGCCATCCAGGAGGGTTTCATCCTCGATGTGCTGAAGAACTACACCCCGGTGGAGAGCTATTACCGCCTGGCCAAGACCGTGGAGGACGACCCGCTCTTCGACGCCAACAAGGCCCAGAAAAAGCTGCGCCGCTATGTGGAGTCCCACGAGCACGCCATCCGCGAGAAGGCGGAGATTATGGTGGACCATTTCCACGCCCAGGTGATCGGCCACCGCAAGATCGGCGGCCATGCCCGGGCCATGGTCATCACCAACGGTATCGAGCGGGCCATCCAGTATTTCCACGCCTTCAGGGACTATCTCAAAGAGCGCAAAAGCCCTTACGCACCCATCGTGGCTTTTTCCGGGGAGCACGAGTACGGCGGCAAGAAAGTCACCGAGTCGACGCTGAACGGCTTTCCCAGCAGCCAGATCCCGGACAAGGTACAACAGGACCCGTACCGCTTCCTGATCGTCGCCGACAAGTTCCAGACCGGCTACGACGAACCGCTGCTGCACACCATGTACGTGGACAAGGCGCTCTCCGGCATCAAGGCGGTGCAGACCCTCTCGCGGCTCAATCGCGCCCATCCGCAGAAGCACGACACTTTTGTGCTCGATTTCTACAACGACTCGGAGACCATCCAGAGGTCGTTCGAGCCCTATTACCGCACCACCATCCTCAGTGACGAGACCGACCCCAACAAGCTCCATGATCTGAAGTCGGATCTGGACGGCTACCAGGTCTATTCGCAGGTACAAATCGACGACCTGGTGGGGCTCTATCTGAACGGCGCGGACCGCGACAAGCTCGACCCGATCCTGGATGCCTGCGTGGCCACCTACAACGCCGATCTCGATGAGGACGGCCAGGTGGACTTCAAAGGCAAAGCCAAGGCCTTCGTCCGCACCTACGGCTTTCTGTCCTCGATCCTGGCGTACTCGAATGCCGACTGGGAAAAGCTGTCGATCTTCCTGAACTTCCTGATCCCGAAACTCCCCGCGCCCAAGGAAGAGGACCTGTCCCGGGGCATCCTGGAGGCCATCGACATGGACAGCTACCGTGTCGAGGTGAAAACCAGCCTGAAGATCGGCCTTCCGGATCAGGATGCCGAAATCGGACCGGTGCCGACCACCGGTGGTGGCCGCAAACCGGAACCGGAGCTGGACCAACTGAGCAACATCATCAAGGCGTTCAACGACCAGTTCGGCAACATCGATTGGAAGGACGGCGACAAGATCCGCAAGGTCATTGCCGAGGAGATCCCGGCCAAGGTCGCGGCGGACGCGGCCTACCAGAACGCCATGAAGAACAACGACAAGAAGACCGCCCGGATCGAGCACGACGCCGCGCTGCAACGCGTCATGATCGACCTCTTGTCCGACCACACCGAGCTGTTCAAGCAGTTCAGCGACAACCCGTCGTTCAAGAAATGGCTTGGCGACACCATCTTCGGCGTGACCTATCAGCAACAGGCCGAACAATCCGCAACGGGGGCGAGCCATGGACGTTAA
- a CDS encoding restriction endonuclease subunit S, translating to MMKLAPYPEYKDAGVSWVGSIPAHWPEKRAKYYFKEIDDRSQTGDEEMLSVSHITGVTPRSQKNVTMFKAESNVGQKRCQPGDLIINTMWAWMSALGVSNHAGIVSPAYGVYRPRSNQDYDYYYLDSLLRIEGYRSEYICRSTGIRSSRLRLYPDKFLSMPVVCPPQEEQQTIARFLKAQDRLFRKFIRNKRRFIELLKEQKQNVINQAVTRGLDPKVQFKPSGVEWIGDIPEHWDARRLRTLAAVRASGVDKNTNEDEVPVMLCNYVDVYKNDRITAAIDFMKATATPEEIRAFELKAGDVIITKDSESWDDIAIPTFVPETIPGVVCAYHLALIRPFSGEIEGEFLFRAFSSDPVADQFRIAATGVTRFGLAQGAIKGAFFPLPPLEEQRAIIAHINEKCAEISQAISRAEREIELMREYRTRLISDVVTGQVDVRGIEVPEVADEELLALEEDTADADDMIDDEGDMDETD from the coding sequence ATGATGAAGCTGGCTCCTTATCCAGAATACAAGGACGCGGGAGTAAGCTGGGTCGGGAGCATTCCCGCACATTGGCCTGAGAAGCGGGCAAAGTATTACTTCAAAGAGATTGATGATCGCTCCCAGACAGGCGATGAGGAAATGCTCTCGGTGTCTCACATCACCGGAGTGACTCCCCGCAGCCAGAAGAACGTGACCATGTTCAAGGCCGAGTCGAATGTCGGTCAGAAACGTTGCCAACCCGGCGATCTGATCATCAATACGATGTGGGCCTGGATGTCTGCATTGGGCGTCTCGAACCATGCTGGAATTGTGAGTCCCGCCTATGGCGTTTACCGGCCAAGAAGCAACCAGGATTACGACTACTACTATCTCGACAGCCTGTTGCGGATTGAAGGATATCGGTCGGAATACATTTGCCGGTCAACGGGCATTCGTTCTTCCCGGCTCAGGCTCTATCCCGATAAATTTCTGAGCATGCCGGTGGTCTGCCCTCCGCAGGAAGAGCAGCAAACCATCGCACGATTCCTGAAGGCGCAAGACCGCTTGTTCCGAAAATTTATCCGCAACAAGCGGCGATTCATTGAACTTCTCAAGGAGCAGAAGCAGAACGTCATCAACCAGGCCGTGACCCGGGGGCTTGATCCCAAGGTCCAGTTCAAGCCCAGCGGCGTGGAATGGATCGGAGATATTCCGGAGCATTGGGACGCCAGACGGCTCCGCACGCTGGCGGCGGTCAGGGCCAGTGGCGTCGACAAGAACACGAACGAGGACGAAGTCCCGGTCATGCTCTGCAACTACGTGGACGTTTACAAGAACGACCGCATCACCGCCGCCATCGATTTCATGAAGGCCACGGCCACGCCGGAAGAGATTCGCGCTTTTGAGCTGAAAGCGGGTGACGTGATCATCACCAAGGATTCCGAAAGTTGGGACGACATCGCCATTCCCACTTTCGTGCCCGAGACAATTCCGGGCGTCGTTTGTGCCTATCACTTGGCCTTGATCAGACCGTTCTCAGGTGAAATCGAAGGCGAGTTTCTGTTCAGGGCATTCTCTTCCGACCCGGTGGCTGACCAGTTCCGGATTGCCGCTACCGGCGTGACCCGCTTTGGCTTGGCGCAAGGTGCAATCAAGGGGGCGTTCTTCCCGCTCCCGCCGTTGGAGGAACAGCGGGCGATTATTGCTCACATCAATGAGAAGTGCGCCGAGATAAGCCAGGCGATTTCAAGGGCCGAGCGTGAGATCGAGCTGATGCGCGAATACCGCACCCGGCTGATTTCCGATGTGGTCACCGGGCAGGTGGATGTCCGCGGAATCGAGGTGCCGGAGGTTGCCGATGAAGAGCTGCTGGCGCTGGAAGAGGACACCGCCGATGCCGATGACATGATCGATGATGAGGGGGACATGGATGAAACCGACTGA
- a CDS encoding type I restriction-modification system subunit M, translated as MNHVIHNSIVNFIWGIADDVLRDVYVRGKYRDVILPMTVIRRLDALLEPSKEKVLGMKKQLDGAGIANQHAALCQAAGEAFYNVSPFTLRDLKNRAKQQQLKADFEAYLDGFSPNVQEILDKFKFRNQIPTLIEADILGHLIEKFLDGRVNLSPKPVQDVDGNELLPALDNHSMGTIFEELIRRFNEENNEEAGEHFTPRDVVKLMADLIFLPVADDIESGTYLVYDGACGTGGMLTVAEERLAELAESHGKDVSIHLFGQEVQPETYAISKADLLLKGEGAEAENMKYGSTLSSDAFPSQEFDFMLSNPPYGKSWKTDLERLGGKGDIKDPRFVTQHANDSEYKMITRSSDGQLMFLVNKLSKMKHSTKLGSRIAEVHNGSSLFTGDAGQGESNIRRWIIENDWLEAIIALPENMFYNTGIATYIWVLTNRKSDTRKGKVQLIDASEWYVPLRRNLGKKNCELSEEQIQTIVDLVVNPRETEKSKIFPNEAFGYWKVIVERPLRLAVDLSPARLERFDRACAQAKEEPLAKLARRVAEALGAGPHIDFNAFMDVAHADADKHGVKLTAKRKKLLQGELCDTREDAAPVLKKVHKPGKATPDPIHGLFEAELGGKPCVVEYEPDTALRDSEQVPLLEDGGIEAFFRREVLPYTSDAWIDPGKTLVGYEISFTRHFYRPAPMRTLDEIKADIYALEQETEGLLEQIVGEAE; from the coding sequence ATGAACCATGTGATCCACAACAGCATCGTGAATTTTATCTGGGGTATCGCCGACGATGTGTTGCGCGATGTCTATGTGCGCGGCAAGTACCGTGATGTGATCCTGCCCATGACGGTCATCCGCCGCCTCGATGCGCTTTTGGAGCCGAGCAAGGAAAAAGTGCTCGGCATGAAAAAGCAGCTCGACGGGGCCGGGATTGCCAACCAGCACGCCGCGCTCTGCCAGGCTGCAGGCGAGGCCTTTTACAACGTCTCGCCCTTTACCCTGCGCGACCTGAAGAACCGCGCCAAGCAACAACAGCTCAAGGCCGATTTCGAAGCTTATCTGGACGGCTTTTCACCCAACGTCCAGGAGATCCTCGACAAGTTCAAGTTCCGCAACCAGATCCCGACCTTGATCGAGGCCGATATCCTCGGCCACCTGATCGAGAAGTTTCTCGACGGCCGCGTCAATCTCAGCCCCAAGCCGGTGCAGGACGTGGACGGAAACGAACTTCTCCCGGCGCTCGACAACCACTCCATGGGCACCATCTTCGAGGAGCTGATCCGCCGCTTCAACGAGGAGAACAACGAAGAGGCCGGAGAGCACTTCACGCCCCGCGACGTGGTCAAGCTCATGGCCGATCTGATCTTCCTGCCGGTGGCCGACGATATCGAGTCGGGCACCTACCTTGTCTATGACGGAGCCTGCGGCACCGGCGGAATGCTGACAGTTGCTGAAGAGCGCTTGGCCGAATTGGCCGAAAGCCACGGCAAGGACGTCTCCATTCACCTGTTCGGCCAGGAGGTGCAGCCGGAAACCTACGCCATCTCCAAGGCCGACCTGCTGCTCAAAGGCGAAGGGGCCGAAGCGGAGAACATGAAGTACGGTTCCACGCTCTCCAGCGATGCCTTCCCGTCGCAGGAATTCGACTTCATGCTCTCCAATCCGCCCTACGGCAAGAGCTGGAAGACCGACCTGGAGCGCCTGGGCGGCAAGGGGGACATCAAGGACCCGCGCTTTGTCACTCAGCACGCAAACGACTCGGAATACAAGATGATCACCCGCTCCTCGGACGGGCAGCTCATGTTCCTGGTCAACAAGCTCTCCAAGATGAAGCACAGCACCAAACTCGGCAGCCGCATCGCCGAGGTCCACAACGGCTCGTCGCTCTTCACCGGCGACGCCGGTCAGGGCGAGAGCAACATCCGCCGCTGGATCATCGAGAACGACTGGCTGGAGGCCATCATCGCCCTGCCGGAGAACATGTTCTACAACACCGGCATCGCCACCTACATCTGGGTGCTGACCAACCGCAAGTCTGATACGCGGAAAGGCAAGGTCCAGCTCATCGACGCCAGCGAATGGTACGTGCCGCTGCGCCGCAATCTCGGCAAGAAAAATTGCGAACTCTCCGAAGAGCAGATTCAAACCATTGTCGATCTGGTGGTCAATCCCCGCGAGACCGAAAAATCCAAGATCTTCCCCAACGAGGCCTTCGGCTACTGGAAGGTGATTGTGGAACGGCCACTGCGCCTTGCCGTCGACCTGAGCCCGGCCCGGCTGGAACGGTTCGATCGGGCCTGCGCCCAGGCCAAGGAAGAACCGCTGGCCAAGCTGGCCCGCCGCGTGGCCGAGGCTCTTGGAGCCGGGCCGCACATCGATTTCAACGCCTTCATGGACGTCGCCCATGCCGATGCCGACAAGCACGGTGTCAAGCTCACTGCCAAGCGCAAGAAGCTGCTGCAGGGCGAACTTTGCGACACCCGCGAGGACGCCGCGCCGGTGCTGAAGAAGGTCCACAAGCCGGGTAAGGCCACGCCCGACCCCATCCACGGCCTGTTCGAGGCCGAACTGGGCGGCAAGCCCTGCGTGGTCGAATACGAGCCGGATACCGCCCTGCGCGACAGCGAACAGGTGCCGCTGCTGGAAGACGGCGGCATCGAGGCCTTCTTCCGGCGCGAGGTGCTGCCCTACACCTCGGATGCCTGGATCGACCCGGGCAAGACGCTGGTGGGCTACGAAATCTCCTTCACCCGCCATTTCTACCGGCCCGCGCCCATGCGCACCCTCGATGAGATCAAGGCCGATATCTACGCCCTGGAGCAGGAGACGGAAGGCCTTCTGGAACAGATTGTTGGGGAGGCGGAATGA
- a CDS encoding helix-turn-helix domain-containing protein: MNEMEDRWLSITEICKYLGVSNDTVYKWIDKHGMPAHRMGRLWKFKKDEVDAWVKAGGAAEPAETDKKRKE, from the coding sequence ATGAACGAGATGGAAGACCGCTGGTTATCAATAACCGAGATTTGCAAGTACCTCGGGGTCAGCAATGACACCGTTTACAAGTGGATCGACAAGCATGGTATGCCCGCCCACCGCATGGGTCGTCTTTGGAAGTTCAAGAAGGACGAAGTGGACGCGTGGGTCAAGGCTGGCGGCGCGGCCGAGCCTGCGGAAACAGACAAGAAGCGCAAGGAGTAA